GAATCCCATCCTTCTCAAGCCGGTGGCCGGGGAAGGGATGCAGGTCATCGCCCGGGGGAGCCCGGTCGGCCTGCTCGCGGCCGACGAGTTTCTGGCGCGAAGAGGGTGGGCCTGGGAGATTATCGAAGAGGCCTACCGGGAGCTGGCTGCCACGCACGAGCTCCTGATCCTCGAGGGAATGGGGGGGCCGGCCGAGGTCAACCTCCGGGAGTCCGACCTGGCCAACATGCGTGTCGCCGCGCTCACCGGGGCGCCGGTCCTGCTTGTGGCCGACATGGCCTTTGGCGGGGCCTTCGCCGCTCTCCTGGGGACCTTCCTGCTCCTGGCCTTGGAGGAGCGGAGCCGGGTGGCCGGGTTCCTCCTGAACCGGTACGGGGGGGAGCGGTCCCGCCTCGAGCCGGCCATCGCGGACCTCGTGCACCGGACCGACCGTCCCGTCGTCGGGGTTCTGCCCTGGCACGACGGGCTGGCCCTTCCCGAGGAGGACTCCGCCAGCCTCCGGGACTCTCACGGAAGGCCCGGCGCTCCCCTGCGGGTCGGCATCGTCTGGCTTCCCCACCTGTCCAACTTCGACGAGTTCGGCCCCCTGACGCGGGAAGTGGACGTGGCTGTCACCTACCTCCGGGTGCCGGAGGAAGTCCCCCGGTGCGATGCGGTCATCCTGCCGGGGAGCAGGGCAACAGCGGCGGACCTGGCTTCTCTCCGGCGGTGCGGCGTTGCGGAGGCCATCCGGGCGTTCGCCGAGGGGGGTGGGCACGTGGTGGGGATCTGCGGCGGGTTCCAGATGCTTGGCCGCCGGCTCCAGGACCCGGAGGGAGTCGAGGGCGGAGGGGAGACCGAGGGCCTGAACCTGCTTCCCGTGGAGACGGTCTTCGCGGTGGAGAAGGTCACGTCTCCTGTCCGGGTCTCGGCGAATCCCCTCCTTGGGCCCGACGGGCTGG
The sequence above is drawn from the Candidatus Methylomirabilis sp. genome and encodes:
- a CDS encoding cobyric acid synthase: MTPPRARALMVQGTASGVGKSAVVTALCRLFRREGIRVAPFKAVNMSLNAGVTLCGGEMGRAQIVQAEAAGAIPDVRMNPILLKPVAGEGMQVIARGSPVGLLAADEFLARRGWAWEIIEEAYRELAATHELLILEGMGGPAEVNLRESDLANMRVAALTGAPVLLVADMAFGGAFAALLGTFLLLALEERSRVAGFLLNRYGGERSRLEPAIADLVHRTDRPVVGVLPWHDGLALPEEDSASLRDSHGRPGAPLRVGIVWLPHLSNFDEFGPLTREVDVAVTYLRVPEEVPRCDAVILPGSRATAADLASLRRCGVAEAIRAFAEGGGHVVGICGGFQMLGRRLQDPEGVEGGGETEGLNLLPVETVFAVEKVTSPVRVSANPLLGPDGLGGIAGYQIHHGRIHVDPGTPSALLTASGEPEGARSPDGRTWGSAVHGLFEDDRFRRAWLNRLRADRGLPSLPPRAEDREAILDAWADCVKAHTDWQRIRQLALGS